The nucleotide sequence CTTTGAACGTAAAAATGGTCTGGAAAAAAGGATTGGATGTCGTGAATAGAGAACTTCATTTTTTCCATCACTACCAACAATGGCAAAAACAGACATCTAAAAACTAAACTGTCAATAAAACAAGatcataaatagaaaaatgaataaatagcatttattttgTCCGAAGGGGCTGTCCGGGTCCGAGGTCCCAGCGCGCGGAGAGCGCCCCAAGGGGAGGGCCCGAGGCCCGGGCGCCctcaggggagcagcagggagcccagcagcagctCGCCCTGGCCCAGCCAGCGGCCCCGCTCGCGGCCACGGCCCCGCTTCTCCGCCTGGACGCGCACGGCCAGGCGGCGCACCTGCTCCTCCGACAGCCCGTCCAGGCACACGTCCTGGTCGAAGGCGGCCTTGCGGCTCGGCCGCACCACGGCGCTGCGCTGCGGGCGCGTCTTGCCTGGAGAGCGCAGGACGAAGCTGACGCGGCAGCCCACGGCGCGGGGCTCGGCGGTCCCTGCGGGCAGGCCCTCGGCGCCGAGCAGCCGCACGCGGAGCCGCCCGCTGGCCCGGCTGTACTCGGCGGCCAGGCGCAGGGCGCCCCTGTCATGGCCCAGGGCCACAATGCCCTCGGCCTCCAGGCGCTCGGGCCGCGGGTCCGGGCcaggcggtggcggcggcggcggggacgcGGAGGGGGCCCGGGCCGGGGGCCGGGAGCCGGCGCCGCgctcgtcgtcgtcgtcgtcccCGCTGGACACGGAGCGGGCGCGCGCCAGGCCACGGCCCCTCCGGGCCCGCAGCGCGCGGCTCAGCAGTCCTTCGGGGGCGCGCAGGAGGCGGTgggcgcggggcggcggcgcgggcaCGTCCGGGGTCTGCCGGGGGCCGGCGGGGAGCGCGGGGTCGGGAACCGGGGCTGCGCCCGGGAGCAGGAGCGGGGCGGCGCCGGCGCCCCCGAGGAAGAGTGACTCCTTGCGGCGGGTGTGCGGGCTCTCGAGCAGCGCGCAGAAGCCGTAGGCAGTGCGTGCGCGCGGCAGGTGCGGCAGCGAGAGCGCGGCCTGCGAGCGCGGGTCCCAGTCCGTATGTCCCGCGGCACCGTAGGCTCCTCCGGGCCACAGGTCTGGCTCAGCAGCGCAGCGCCGGGGCAGAGCCGCGGCCGGAGGCGGAGACTCCGGTGCGCAGGGCGCGGGCAGCCGGGGCGGGATGCAGAACTCGGGGATGCGGGCCGGAGTGAGCACGTTGGAGAAAGCAGGCTCCGGAGCGGAGGCGCGCAGTTTCCCAAGGAGCCGCATCCTCAGAGGCTGAGGCTGGGAGTGGTGGCAAGAAGTGCTCCTGCGGAGGAGAGAAGTTGGTGAGCGTGGACGCCTGGAGCCCCTCGGGAAGTGGCTGGACCGCTCCCCGGGGCCCTCCGAGTGTACCAACGGCCTACGATCCCTGGCTAATCCAAGCCCAGCTCTCCCGCACCACAGGCCTGCCCGCCTTCCACTCATCGGTACTAAATAAACGAACAAATCGATATCagacctttccttccttctccagtcACTCAGGGTCAAGAGTTGCAAGTTCAGGGTTAGCTGCCTCCCGGTCCTGGCTGGGGCGCCAGCTTCAGCACTCTGGCTGGGACAGTGGCGCCCCTGCCTTATACTGGCAGCCCGAGTCCCGCCCAGCCGGCCGGGAGCCCAACCCCTGGAGGCCCTGGACAGCCCGCCTTCCAAGCCAGCCCCGCTCGCCCTGCTCGCCGCTGCCCGGGCCCGGCAGCGGATGCTTGGGCGTGACCGTGTGGTCAGTCCTGGGACCTGCATCCTCTCGGCGTGCACAGAGCCCCTTACACAGGCCTGGAAAAAGATTGCAGGTGAAAAGAGCATGCCCGTTTGCCGTGCCCAGGGAGAACTTGGCGGCGGAACATGCTGGCGGCCTCTTGGAGAAAGTGTAACAGGATGAGGAACCAGGAAGTTTTTTGCTAGGAGCTAAAGCCTGTCAGCCTGCGCGTGACGGACACGCCCGAGGTTCTTCTATTTTACTCCCTCCACGCACCCGCCACGTGTAGATGGAGTTTCCACGTACCCGTGTACTTACTACAGGGTTCCCTCTGCTGGATGGTGACCTCCTTAATAGCCTGCTCAGTCAATGCCGTAAATACTGATGAACTGGGTGGATTTTGCAAAGATATCTGAATGTCGGCAGCCTGTCATCTGTTGTCACAAGAGATGGGGCCTCTGGCTCACACTCTAGAAAAATAACACTTGATATTCCCAAAGCCATCCCTTTTCTGCTTCAGTAGGGAGTGACCAGTTAGAAAGCCCTTTACGGAAAATCTACGTTGCCTCTTTCCACGCCCCACCCCGTCCCCCAACACCTTCATTTTCTAATATGAGAAAACTGGAAGCCCAGAGGGActtgaggaaattccataaaGGTTAAATAAAGCCAGTTAATGGCAGAACCTGGAACTAGCCACTTCCTGTTTACTTGGCTTTGCATGTGATGCTTCCTGCTATCTGAAATgcccttcctctgctttttctctctgtagGAACTCGtttattttccatcattcagCCAGACAAGCATCCCCTTCAGGAACCTTTACCCAACTCCCTCTCTACAGTTCATCAGTCCCTCCTTATTCCTTCCACATTATCTTTTATGTACCAGCATTGCTGCATTTAGCATGCTGCTTTGGAATTTTGGTTTACAGGTTGTCTCCCCCAATAGACTAGGAGTTTCTTGAGGGCAAAGGCTGGAACGACTCTTTCAGGGTGTTTGGGGACCTCTTTTGAATGTAGGTATAATAAAATAAGAGTGCTAGGATTCAGAATCTGGGTTTGCCTCCCTCCTAGTTGCCCTATACAAGGGACAAATCTGCCTGTCTTATTAATCTTCTATCCAATTCCAGCACCTGGAATACAATGCCAGGCAaataataagtgctcagtaaatatttgagtgAATTACATTGTGTGGAATTGAGCCTGATCTACAATCCAGGTCTTATGACTGTCAGGTGCTTTTAACCACCTACCCCTCTAAGGACATTATTCAATTTCTCATAGTAAACCGGTGAGGTGGACATTGCTCCTGTTTaccagatgagaaactgaggcttaggttAAGAGATTTGTCTAGGGTCCTTCAAACTATGAATAATATGCTGTTTCCCAAGTCCCAACTTTTTactaatttcttccttccttcccttttttagtTCAATATAATTGGCTAAGTCTGTTGTGTGTcagactttgtgtgtgtgtggcttgtaTTACACTTTACACCCAGAACGTTAATACTTAGCTACTCAGTCTACTGTTAAGCATTTTCTACTATCCTTGCTTTGAAATAAGTAACCATTATTTCCAAATCCTTAGAAGTAAGGAGAGTGAATGTTTCCCCATGTtagtaataatattttcttaactGATCACTGTTCTCCTTTGGTATATGCTTTTTTGATGGGACAAGCATGAATCTTGCAACCAGGGAACAGTAACCATCCTGCCAAAGCCAAACTTGCAGGCAGAGGTGTCCCGGGGGTCTCTGAGTGCATCAGTCCCTCTGATTCTTCAGACCCTCTGCAGATTTGCAGGCAAATGGTCTTCTCAAAAGCAGAAAACACCAGCATTCGGTCCTGCCAATGTGCTGGCTCACTTCAAATTAGACCTCAATGAAAATGGCTCTCCCGAGGGCCTTTGTGGCAGGAACACACAAACATTTTGTCAGTGGGTAAATGCCACCAAAAGCAGGACGTGGGATTTGAGTCGTTATGCTGACAGCGCTTTCATGTTCATAGGACAACATAAGCAGGGCTGGAAACCCAGTCCTTATCTAGAGGGTTTTCTAAAACCATTAGTTTTCCATGAATCAATATTCTACAGAAAAGACAGTGAGATACAGGTAAATTAAATTACTTACCCCAGAATACActccagtcattcattcatttaagccCATAGCTGCAGGCTGTGTCCACAATTAGAGGCCTgattttcttcctgattctgAAATCACACtgggaaaaagtgaaaaacaatgcCTTTTTGTTGTGTTTCAGTGGAAACTCTGATCACTCCgattgtttcattgttttgtgcCTTATGACCACATAAGGTCCACCACTGTCTTGCATTTAAAGCTTTGACATTGTTATTTCAAATAATCTATCCCAAGAATAATATTAACATTTACTGAACGCTCACTATATACAGGGTTTTATTTAATCCCTAAACAACCCACTAAAGTAGGTAAGGATGAAGAAACTGTggctcagggacgcctgggtggctcagttggttaagcagctgccttcggctcaggtcatgatcccagcgtcctgggatcaagtcccacatcgggctccttgctcagcggggcgcctgcttctccctctgcctctgcctgcctctctgtctccccctctctgtctctgataaataaataaaatctttaaaaaaaaaaaaaagaaactgtggctcaaagaagagaaacaacTTGTCTAGAGGCTTATAGCCATGCAAAGCAAGGTTGGGAGTCAAATCCAGATCCTTCTGGCTCATTATGCTGTATGCTTATAACCATTTCCCTAGAGTGTCTCCTTCAGAGCTATTTTTTCTGAACCCATGTCCTCTCTGGGTGgttagataaaagaaaaagagaccttTGTTCCAAAGCCTTGGGTTGAAACTACACACCTATTGTTTATACCAGCACCTAATAGCTTACCACAGGCAATTGTCATAAGCAGGAAATCACTGGTTTTGCACAATAGTGCTGTTTTGTAAACAGAATCCTTATCCTCCCCGGAAGTGTGATCACTCTCTTTATTTATATCATACCTTTTTCCAAAACAGGGTTTAAGGGGATTTATGTAACAAAGACCCAGGGAACTTACGAATTAGAGCCTGAcgataaaaatggaaaagaaatgcaatggattgAGTAAGGAACCATGAATTAGGTCCCAAACTAACATGTACCAACACCCATAACCCTAAAATGGGATGGACAAAATATGAAGGCAGTGAAAGAGGCTGCAATGGGAAGACTTAGGGTTGTGAAAATCCCACAGGACCCTCACAGTCCACCAGCCTTGGAAAACCAGAAGAACCTTGGAAAACCAGAAGAACATGGGAATGGCCATgtctcctttacagaaaaaaaatacagtcatgGAAAATCATCATCAAAAAGACTGTAGCAACACGGAAGCGGGTTTCCGTTGGAACAGTCCATGAAGTTAACAATATGTAAGGCTATATATCCCTTAACATCACAATTGGATAAAGATGCGGTCTCCTAAAGGCCAGAACTAGATGGGAATATACAACATagacactatttctttttttgtgggcATTGGAGTTTTTATCAATTTATGCCCTGGTTCATTGAAAGTTAGAGCAAGCTTACAAATACAGGTGCGACACgatgataaaataaaagaaaaagaagaggatgaagtaactgacccagaaagaaagaagggtaaGGACGATATGATAAAATCGGAAATGAAGTTATAATGGAAGCGATGTAGTGaagtttttctattctttgtagCTGCCACAGTACTAGAACATGAGCCAAAAATCTGGCATcaccagagctgactttgaactCTAGTGCTGCAATTCACTTTTTCATTGTCCTCAAACAAGTCATTGCACCTCCAATATGACTTGTTTTTATCTATTAGATGGGAAAGATGAACATTGTTTTCTAAAGACAGAGTGGGAACTTGCTTGTGAACATACTTTGTAAATCATAAAGTGCCTCAATCCTCTACTTGCTGTTTCCTGCAAGCTTCCCTGTTTCCTGTTCCTTTTATAtcaaaccacccccccccccttcaagattCCTATCCACTTTTCTGGAACTCTGTTCAAACATTACGACCTCCTGAAAGCCCTCTAGGACTGACAAGTTTTGGTCATGGGCctcttttctctgattttcctTCAGAGCGAAGGGAAGGCATAGCAGTGAATTTTGGAGTCTCTGAAACCTGGGTTCACGATCCCACTCTGACATTTTCCATACGAGTGACCTTAGCCAAGTTAGTAAAATCCTCTGAGTCCaatcttatttattaatattatcttACCTCCATCTTGTGAGGA is from Mustela lutreola isolate mMusLut2 chromosome 7, mMusLut2.pri, whole genome shotgun sequence and encodes:
- the LOC131835889 gene encoding C2 calcium-dependent domain-containing protein 4A-like isoform X2 is translated as MRLLGKLRASAPEPAFSNVLTPARIPEFCIPPRLPAPCAPESPPPAAALPRRCAAEPDLWPGGAYGAAGHTDWDPRSQAALSLPHLPRARTAYGFCALLESPHTRRKESLFLGGAGAAPLLLPGAAPVPDPALPAGPRQTPDVPAPPPRAHRLLRAPEGLLSRALRARRGRGLARARSVSSGDDDDDERGAGSRPPARAPSASPPPPPPPGPDPRPERLEAEGIVALGHDRGALRLAAEYSRASGRLRVRLLGAEGLPAGTAEPRAVGCRVSFVLRSPGKTRPQRSAVVRPSRKAAFDQDVCLDGLSEEQVRRLAVRVQAEKRGRGRERGRWLGQGELLLGSLLLP
- the LOC131835889 gene encoding C2 calcium-dependent domain-containing protein 4A-like isoform X1, which codes for MLFSPAIFFQACVRGSVHAERMQVPGLTTRSRPSIRCRARAAASRASGAGLEGGLSRASRGWAPGRLGGTRAASIRQGRHCPSQSAEAGAPARTGRQLTLNLQLLTLSDWRRKERSTSCHHSQPQPLRMRLLGKLRASAPEPAFSNVLTPARIPEFCIPPRLPAPCAPESPPPAAALPRRCAAEPDLWPGGAYGAAGHTDWDPRSQAALSLPHLPRARTAYGFCALLESPHTRRKESLFLGGAGAAPLLLPGAAPVPDPALPAGPRQTPDVPAPPPRAHRLLRAPEGLLSRALRARRGRGLARARSVSSGDDDDDERGAGSRPPARAPSASPPPPPPPGPDPRPERLEAEGIVALGHDRGALRLAAEYSRASGRLRVRLLGAEGLPAGTAEPRAVGCRVSFVLRSPGKTRPQRSAVVRPSRKAAFDQDVCLDGLSEEQVRRLAVRVQAEKRGRGRERGRWLGQGELLLGSLLLP